The following proteins are co-located in the Bacillus pumilus genome:
- a CDS encoding UxaA family hydrolase: protein MKDFIVIHPSDNVGIALKVLEQGEKLKQQGHTVVLKETVAKGHKFALADIKQRENIIKYGYPIGHATNVISAGEWVHTHNIKTNLSGKLDYEYRPSLTENPYKKTNLTFKGYKRKNGESGIRNELWIVPTVGCVNGIADQIIQIFTAEMGGNIHPFETALVLKHNYGCSQLGDDHENTKTILQNAVKHPNAGGILVLGLGCENNDIEDFQSTLGEYDRARVKFLRSQEVGDEIETGVALLKDIYDAAKDDQREEIPLSELKIGLKCGGSDGFSGITANPLLGRLSDFIVAQGGTTVLTEVPEMFGAETILMERAESEETFDNIVQMINGFKQYFLDHRQPVYENPSPGNKAGGISTLEDKSLGCTQKAGTSDIKDVLKYGELLKRKGLNLLSAPGNDLVASSALAASGCQLVLFTTGRGTPFGTFVPTMKVSTNTSLYETKKHWIDFNAGELLEDVPEDVVLEKFISTVIDVASGKLLNHEKNNFRELAIFKTGVTL, encoded by the coding sequence ATGAAAGACTTTATTGTGATTCACCCTTCAGATAATGTAGGTATCGCTTTAAAAGTGCTTGAGCAAGGTGAGAAGCTGAAGCAGCAAGGGCATACAGTTGTCTTAAAAGAAACCGTCGCAAAAGGTCATAAATTTGCTTTGGCTGATATCAAACAACGAGAGAATATCATCAAATATGGCTATCCGATTGGTCATGCAACGAATGTAATTTCTGCCGGAGAATGGGTGCATACGCATAACATTAAAACCAATCTATCAGGCAAGCTCGATTACGAATATCGGCCTTCTTTAACAGAAAACCCCTATAAAAAAACAAACCTTACTTTTAAAGGCTATAAACGAAAAAATGGCGAAAGTGGTATACGCAATGAGCTTTGGATCGTCCCAACCGTCGGCTGCGTCAATGGCATCGCGGATCAAATCATTCAAATATTCACTGCTGAAATGGGCGGAAACATTCATCCTTTTGAAACGGCTCTCGTATTAAAGCACAATTATGGATGCTCACAGCTTGGAGATGATCATGAAAATACAAAAACCATTTTACAAAATGCCGTGAAGCATCCAAATGCTGGAGGGATACTCGTTCTAGGTCTTGGTTGTGAAAACAATGATATTGAGGATTTTCAATCGACATTGGGTGAGTATGACCGTGCGAGGGTGAAATTTTTAAGAAGCCAAGAAGTAGGGGATGAAATTGAGACGGGAGTTGCTTTACTCAAGGACATTTATGACGCGGCGAAAGATGATCAGCGTGAAGAGATTCCGTTATCTGAGCTGAAAATCGGCTTGAAGTGCGGAGGATCAGATGGGTTCTCCGGTATTACTGCAAATCCGCTTTTGGGCAGGCTGTCCGATTTTATTGTGGCCCAAGGCGGAACGACGGTGTTAACAGAAGTGCCCGAAATGTTTGGTGCTGAAACGATCTTAATGGAGAGAGCGGAATCAGAAGAGACATTCGACAATATTGTGCAAATGATCAATGGTTTTAAACAATACTTTCTGGATCATCGACAGCCAGTATATGAAAATCCTTCCCCGGGAAATAAAGCAGGAGGAATTTCGACATTAGAAGATAAATCTCTCGGCTGTACACAAAAAGCAGGTACTTCTGACATCAAAGATGTATTGAAATACGGAGAGCTGCTGAAACGAAAGGGACTGAATTTATTAAGTGCGCCTGGTAATGATCTGGTTGCTTCATCCGCCCTTGCAGCGTCTGGCTGTCAGCTGGTGCTCTTTACAACAGGCAGAGGGACACCGTTTGGCACATTTGTTCCAACGATGAAGGTATCGACCAATACCTCTTTATATGAAACAAAAAAACACTGGATTGACTTTAATGCTGGGGAATTGCTTGAGGATGTACCAGAAGATGTGGTGCTAGAAAAATTCATTTCAACGGTTATTGATGTGGCGAGTGGAAAGCTATTAAATCATGAAAAAAACAATTTTAGAGAGCTGGCCATTTTTAAAACAGGTGTCACACTTTAA
- a CDS encoding tagaturonate reductase — MKRLSKAIYPAAEYPETILQIGEGNFMRGFINWHIQKLNDCTNFKGRAVVVPPRKGSVAALNEQDGLYTLCIQGYHDQKEMNERMVIQSISRGISTYTDYEGFLHVAENPDLRFVFSNTTEAGLVLRKEDRLEDRPQVSFPGKLTAFLYHRFKAFSGDEHKGLIILPCELVEHNGDRLKEYVIGMAAEWDLPPAFVTWLKEANTFCNTLVDRIVPGFSKEAAEAVQKEEGYIDELVVTAEYYHLFVIEAPAFVQKELPFQEAGLNVLFVEDIAPYRMSKVRILNGAHTAMVPIAYSCGLETVKEAVEDEHVGPFIRRMLEEEVLPGLELPEDELFLYTQSVWDRFCNPFVKHRLLDIALNGVSKFQTRILPSLLDYVVLKKQLPMKLVFSLSSLIYFYGASADKVKDDETVMTLMKEACEGENHSNETIAVHILSNEQLWGRDLTDIEGLSRAVADQLTFIQEHGMRAAVHRMLHHQYETQGEKA, encoded by the coding sequence TTGAAACGATTATCGAAAGCCATATACCCGGCGGCTGAGTATCCGGAAACGATTTTGCAAATCGGTGAAGGGAATTTTATGCGTGGATTTATCAATTGGCACATCCAGAAGCTGAACGACTGCACAAATTTTAAAGGAAGAGCCGTTGTTGTTCCTCCTCGAAAAGGGTCAGTTGCAGCTTTAAATGAACAAGATGGCTTGTACACCTTATGTATTCAAGGCTATCATGACCAGAAAGAAATGAATGAACGCATGGTCATCCAATCGATTAGCAGAGGAATCAGTACGTATACCGATTACGAAGGCTTTTTACATGTAGCTGAAAACCCGGATCTACGCTTCGTTTTCTCAAATACGACAGAGGCAGGGCTTGTGCTCAGAAAAGAGGATCGCTTGGAGGATCGACCGCAGGTAAGTTTTCCAGGAAAGCTAACGGCTTTCTTATATCACCGATTTAAAGCGTTTTCTGGAGATGAGCACAAGGGGCTGATCATCCTGCCTTGTGAATTGGTCGAGCACAACGGTGATCGATTAAAAGAATATGTGATCGGCATGGCAGCTGAGTGGGATCTTCCGCCTGCCTTTGTTACTTGGCTGAAGGAAGCCAACACGTTCTGTAATACGCTTGTTGATCGGATTGTCCCTGGATTTTCTAAGGAAGCGGCTGAAGCCGTACAAAAGGAAGAAGGGTATATAGACGAATTGGTTGTCACGGCAGAATATTATCACCTGTTTGTTATTGAAGCTCCTGCCTTTGTTCAAAAAGAGCTTCCCTTTCAAGAAGCAGGACTAAATGTGCTTTTTGTAGAGGATATTGCGCCTTACAGAATGAGCAAGGTCCGCATTCTAAATGGAGCACATACAGCGATGGTGCCGATTGCGTATTCTTGTGGTTTAGAGACCGTAAAAGAGGCTGTGGAAGATGAGCATGTGGGTCCGTTCATCCGACGTATGCTGGAGGAGGAAGTGCTGCCAGGGCTGGAGCTTCCTGAAGATGAGCTGTTTCTTTATACACAATCTGTTTGGGACCGCTTTTGCAATCCATTTGTGAAGCATCGATTACTGGATATTGCTTTGAATGGTGTATCTAAATTTCAAACACGTATTCTCCCGTCCTTGCTTGATTATGTCGTGCTTAAGAAACAGCTGCCAATGAAGCTCGTCTTTTCACTTAGCAGTCTCATTTATTTTTACGGAGCAAGCGCAGATAAGGTAAAGGATGATGAGACTGTGATGACATTGATGAAGGAAGCCTGTGAAGGGGAGAACCATTCCAATGAAACGATTGCAGTCCACATTCTTTCTAACGAGCAATTATGGGGAAGGGATTTAACTGATATAGAAGGATTGAGCCGCGCAGTAGCCGATCAGCTTACCTTCATACAGGAGCATGGGATGAGAGCAGCTGTTCACCGAATGCTGCATCATCAATATGAAACTCAGGGGGAAAAGGCATGA
- a CDS encoding LacI family DNA-binding transcriptional regulator, translated as MTVTIKDIAKLANVSHTTVSRALNNSPFIKEKTKQKILSIAKQLNYSPNVHARGLVSQKSFTIGLFFTSLTEGTSSSFFVDALKGVNSVMTEHYNLFVRGIDDFHDYTTIHKQRYDGILLMSQSEHDEAFIHHVKKQGIPIIVLNRRVESNEVMNILADDSQGAYQAAHYFIHQGHKQIAIIEGKEGFKSTQERKAGFLQALIDHHVPMKKEYMITGDYHMKSGYESMEALLTLDEPPTALFCSNDDMAIGAMNALYAKGKTCPGDISIIGFDDIAFSSYTTPALTTVKKPIEKMCALGAEAILSVINGEEQEEDHMEKVYVHTELMIRDSVKKVQ; from the coding sequence ATGACAGTCACAATTAAAGACATAGCAAAATTGGCAAATGTCTCTCATACCACTGTATCAAGGGCTTTGAATAACAGTCCTTTTATTAAAGAGAAGACAAAACAAAAGATTTTGTCGATTGCAAAACAGCTGAATTATTCACCGAATGTCCATGCCAGAGGCCTTGTATCACAAAAATCATTTACAATCGGTCTATTTTTTACGAGTTTAACAGAAGGCACATCCTCAAGTTTTTTTGTGGATGCGTTAAAAGGCGTTAATAGTGTCATGACAGAACACTATAATCTGTTTGTACGAGGAATCGACGACTTTCACGATTACACAACCATTCATAAACAACGCTATGATGGCATTTTGCTTATGAGTCAAAGCGAGCACGATGAAGCGTTTATCCATCATGTAAAGAAACAGGGCATTCCCATCATTGTGCTGAATCGCCGTGTGGAAAGTAATGAAGTGATGAATATATTAGCTGATGATAGTCAAGGGGCATACCAAGCAGCGCACTATTTTATACACCAGGGGCATAAACAAATCGCCATCATTGAAGGGAAAGAAGGCTTTAAATCGACTCAGGAAAGAAAAGCTGGCTTTCTGCAAGCGTTAATTGATCATCATGTGCCAATGAAGAAAGAATACATGATCACAGGCGACTATCATATGAAAAGCGGCTATGAATCAATGGAAGCCTTGCTGACTCTTGATGAGCCGCCAACAGCACTTTTTTGCTCAAACGATGACATGGCCATTGGTGCAATGAATGCTTTATATGCAAAAGGCAAAACGTGTCCAGGAGATATCTCTATTATCGGTTTTGATGATATTGCATTTTCATCCTATACCACGCCTGCACTGACAACGGTGAAAAAGCCGATTGAAAAAATGTGTGCACTTGGAGCAGAGGCTATCCTTTCAGTCATAAACGGTGAAGAGCAAGAAGAAGATCATATGGAAAAAGTGTATGTACACACAGAGCTGATGATCAGAGATTCAGTCAAAAAGGTGCAGTAA
- the uxaC gene encoding glucuronate isomerase codes for MKAFLDEQFLLNSRTAVKLYHEFAKDLPIIDYHCHLSPKEIYENKTFQNITEAWLYGDHYKWRAMRANGIPETHVTGDASDHEKFLAWAKTVPMTIGNPLYHWTHLELRRYFDVEELLNEENAGIIWQKVNEKLQGEGFGARDFIVKSNVETVVTTDDPVDSLHYHQKLREEGFSVQVLPGFRPDKALDITNDLFVEYVHQLAEVSAITIQSYQDFLKALRVRIDFFHEQGCLISDHAINEMTYEETTEEEVEIIFHKRLSGHRLTEEEKIKFKTQTFIKLGQAYCERDWAMQLHINALRNNNTKMFERLGPDTGYDAMNDEDIAKPLCRILDRLEQEHALPKTILYSLNPRDNVVISTLAGSFQDGKTPGKMQHGTAWWFNDTKQGMTEQMMALSSIGLISRFIGMLTDSRSFLSYTRHEYFRRLLCDIIGDWVEKGEAPYDLELLGGIVKGISYENAKQYFQFDRAKQLQHQSKIT; via the coding sequence ATGAAAGCCTTTTTAGATGAGCAGTTTTTACTGAACAGTCGAACGGCGGTAAAGCTGTACCATGAGTTTGCAAAAGACCTTCCGATTATAGATTACCATTGTCATTTAAGTCCAAAAGAAATCTATGAAAATAAAACATTCCAAAATATAACCGAAGCATGGCTTTATGGAGATCATTATAAGTGGCGTGCCATGAGAGCAAACGGCATTCCTGAAACACACGTAACAGGAGATGCATCTGATCATGAGAAATTTTTAGCGTGGGCAAAGACCGTTCCAATGACCATTGGAAATCCGCTCTATCACTGGACTCACCTAGAACTGAGGCGATATTTTGATGTAGAGGAACTTTTGAATGAGGAGAACGCAGGCATCATCTGGCAGAAAGTAAATGAAAAGCTGCAGGGAGAGGGTTTTGGTGCGAGAGACTTCATTGTGAAATCGAATGTTGAAACGGTTGTGACAACAGATGATCCGGTCGATTCGCTTCACTATCATCAAAAATTGCGGGAAGAAGGATTCTCTGTGCAAGTGCTGCCAGGGTTTCGGCCTGATAAGGCACTCGATATAACGAATGATCTGTTTGTCGAGTATGTTCATCAGCTGGCAGAGGTTTCAGCTATCACCATACAATCCTATCAAGACTTTTTAAAAGCGCTTCGTGTGAGAATTGATTTCTTCCATGAACAGGGCTGTTTGATCTCAGATCATGCCATCAATGAAATGACGTATGAAGAAACGACAGAGGAAGAAGTCGAAATCATCTTTCACAAAAGACTGTCTGGGCATCGATTGACGGAAGAAGAGAAGATCAAATTTAAAACACAGACATTCATTAAGCTAGGTCAGGCATACTGTGAGCGGGACTGGGCGATGCAGCTTCATATCAATGCGCTTAGAAACAACAATACGAAAATGTTTGAGCGGCTTGGACCTGATACGGGATATGATGCGATGAATGATGAGGACATTGCAAAGCCGCTTTGCCGCATATTAGATCGTTTAGAACAAGAACATGCACTGCCGAAAACCATCCTCTATTCCTTGAATCCTAGGGATAATGTGGTGATTTCAACATTGGCTGGAAGCTTTCAAGATGGGAAGACACCTGGGAAGATGCAGCACGGCACAGCCTGGTGGTTTAATGATACGAAGCAAGGAATGACAGAGCAGATGATGGCTCTTTCCAGTATTGGACTGATCAGCCGTTTCATTGGTATGCTGACAGATTCACGAAGCTTTCTGTCATATACAAGACATGAATATTTCCGAAGACTGCTTTGTGATATCATCGGAGATTGGGTAGAAAAAGGAGAAGCCCCATATGATCTCGAGCTGTTAGGGGGAATTGTGAAAGGAATCAGCTATGAAAATGCCAAGCAGTATTTTCAATTTGACCGAGCAAAGCAGCTCCAGCATCAAAGCAAGATCACGTGA